A region of Thermococcus argininiproducens DNA encodes the following proteins:
- a CDS encoding RNA-guided endonuclease InsQ/TnpB family protein, producing MKRTVTLKLQPSKAQEKVLFELADLGAKVWNEVNYLRRQQFFNHEIVDFNKTEKIVYEKYKREIGSATVQQVCRKNAESWRDFFSQIRMKKSKELPKWLKPKPPGYKREGKLLIILRKDQYKIEGNKLILQGLGGFKKLEVQFKGRIHLKGKQGRLEIIYDDVKRKWYAHVSISKVEEKLTENGWVKLPRKPLGNLSAGIDLGVNNLMAVYVESGESFLVNGHPLKSIAFYWQKRIADYQSKLNKSGAKKSRKLRRMHEKAKLQARHYINTIVRQTVKKLYHLGVSRIVVGYPKGITRNSEKGRKQNFILSHVWRFNTVIKRLSEVAEEYDISVVVVDEAFTSQTCPFCGKPHEGARFVRGLFKCPAGGLVLNADLVGAFNILRRIVGRITPSLLGLTVGRGNWGKALPEGFGEPFPRVVLMRTPQTSPP from the coding sequence ATGAAAAGGACAGTAACACTAAAACTTCAACCCTCAAAAGCCCAAGAAAAAGTACTCTTCGAATTAGCTGATCTTGGAGCTAAAGTTTGGAATGAAGTGAATTATCTTCGCAGGCAACAATTCTTTAACCATGAAATTGTGGATTTTAACAAGACTGAGAAAATAGTTTATGAAAAATACAAGCGTGAAATTGGCTCTGCAACAGTCCAACAAGTTTGTAGAAAGAATGCCGAGTCATGGCGGGACTTCTTCTCGCAAATCAGAATGAAGAAGAGTAAGGAATTGCCAAAGTGGCTCAAGCCAAAACCGCCAGGCTATAAAAGGGAGGGAAAACTACTCATAATCCTCAGAAAAGACCAGTATAAAATTGAAGGGAACAAATTAATCCTCCAAGGCCTTGGAGGATTCAAAAAGCTTGAAGTTCAATTCAAGGGGAGAATTCACTTGAAGGGCAAGCAGGGAAGACTTGAAATCATCTACGATGATGTGAAGCGGAAATGGTACGCTCACGTTTCAATCTCAAAAGTTGAGGAGAAGTTAACTGAGAATGGTTGGGTTAAACTCCCAAGAAAGCCTTTGGGGAACCTTTCAGCCGGAATTGACTTAGGAGTGAATAACTTAATGGCTGTTTACGTTGAAAGCGGGGAAAGTTTTCTGGTGAATGGTCATCCCCTGAAGAGCATTGCTTTCTACTGGCAAAAGCGGATTGCCGATTACCAGTCAAAACTCAATAAGAGCGGAGCAAAGAAGAGTAGAAAACTTAGAAGAATGCATGAAAAAGCAAAACTCCAAGCGAGACACTACATCAACACTATAGTAAGACAAACCGTGAAAAAACTCTATCATCTTGGAGTTTCACGAATTGTGGTTGGTTATCCAAAGGGAATCACTCGAAATTCTGAGAAGGGTAGAAAGCAGAATTTCATTCTTTCCCACGTTTGGAGGTTCAATACTGTTATTAAACGCTTGAGTGAAGTCGCTGAAGAGTACGATATTAGTGTTGTGGTTGTTGATGAGGCTTTTACTTCACAAACTTGCCCCTTCTGCGGGAAGCCTCATGAAGGGGCCCGTTTTGTTCGTGGTTTGTTTAAGTGTCCCGCGGGAGGGCTTGTCCTAAACGCTGATTTGGTTGGGGCTTTTAATATTTTGAGGAGGATTGTTGGAAGGATAACCCCGAGCCTGCTGGGTTTAACGGTGGGTAGGGGTAATTGGGGGAAGGCCCTCCCGGAGGGGTTCGGAGAACCCTTCCCAAGGGTTGTTTTGATGAGAACCCCTCAAACCTCCCCACCTTAA